The Panicum hallii strain FIL2 chromosome 9, PHallii_v3.1, whole genome shotgun sequence genome has a window encoding:
- the LOC112872828 gene encoding protein GRAVITROPIC IN THE LIGHT 1, with product MLHKFALAFKTKTIEFFAEDEEDEDADRFARSPAPGADGVLAGQRVVVLKPDQLNPNPSADGGVRAGSGQEAAVEAALATASSFQAAYLHLQAAHAPFLPEAAAAADAAAVSHLRRLSELKRIARGAPGDSPGPDGDGTLTGHLEAQVRENQALLRSFDAVVNRLQAALDAKDAAAAALRLDLEALDDANARLSARLDRALAPPPGGDAVGAMLSAGVFDSVLRDALRVAHRFARALAEVLRCAGWDLAAAAAAAYPGVSYSKAGHCRYALLSRVCLSMFDGFDSYEFGATADPAELEGIELAIRRNESLQQFIEHSDADPMELMNSSPDCEFAQFCDRKYKQLIHPGIESSLFGNSDCGALPVMSVAGPLYELFVAMASSIWTLHRLAWAYDPAVGIFQVSQGTEFSTVYMENIVRSKGFSGSRELGKPGRPKVGFTVVPGFRLGGTVIQCRVYLDHGKREDDVIDSI from the coding sequence ATGCTCCACAAGTTCGCGCTCGCGTTCAAGACCAAGACCATCGAGTTCTTcgccgaggacgaggaggacgaggacgcCGACCGGTTCGCGCGCTCCCCGGCGCCGGGGGCGGATGGGGTCCTGGCGGGGCAGCGGGTTGTCGTGCTGAAGCCCGACCagctgaaccctaaccctagcgcGGACGGGGGCGTCCGGGCGGGGTCCGGGCAGGAGGCCGCCGTGGAGGCGGCGCTCGCGACGGCCTCATCGTTCCAGGCGGCGTACCTGCACCTGCAGGCGGCCCACGCGCCGTTCctgccggaggcggcggcggccgcggacgccgccgcggTGTCGCACCTCCGGCGGCTGTCGGAGCTCAAGCGGATCGCGAGGGGCGCGCCGGGGGACTCACCCGGGCCGGACGGGGATGGGACCCTCACGGGGCACCTCGAGGcccaggtgcgcgagaaccagGCGCTGCTGCGGTCCTTCGACGCCGTGGTCAACCGCCTCCAGGCCGCGCTCGACGCCAAGGACGCCGCGGCTGCCGCGCTGCGGCTGGACCTCGAGGCGCTCGACGACGCCAATGCGCGGCTCTCGGCACGCCTCGACCGcgcgctcgcgccgccgccgggcggcGACGCCGTCGGCGCCATGCTATCCGCGGGCGTCTTCGACTCCGTCCTCCGCGACGCGCTTCGCGTCGCCCACCGATTCGCCCGCGCGCTCGCCGAGGTCCTCCGGTGCGCTGGGTGGGACctggccgcggctgcggcggctGCCTACCCCGGCGTCTCCTACTCCAAGGCCGGCCACTGCCGCTACGCGCTGCTCTCCCGCGTCTGCCTTTCCATGTTCGATGGATTTGACTCCTACGAATTTGGGGCCACAGCTGACCCCGCAGAGCTTGAAGGAATCGAGCTGGCAATTCGTAGGAACGAGTCGTTGCAGCAATTCATCGAGCACTCAGATGCAGACCCCATGGAGCTCATGAATTCAAGCCCGGATTGTGAGTTTGCCCAATTTTGCGACCGCAAGTACAAACAGCTGATCCATCCTGGCATTGAGTCCTCACTGTTTGGGAATTCAGACTGCGGGGCATTGCCGGTGATGAGTGTGGCCGGCCCACTCTACGAGCTGTTTGTTGCAATGGCAAGCTCAATATGGACGCTCCACAGGTTAGCTTGGGCATATGACCCGGCAGTCGGCATATTCCAGGTCAGCCAGGGCACAGAGTTCTCGACGGTGTACATGGAGAACATTGTCCGGTCGAAGGGCTTTTCAGGGAGCAGGGAGCTTGGGAAGCCAGGGCGGCCGAAGGTTGGGTTCACAGTTGTGCCGGGCTTCAGGCTTGGAGGGACAGTGATCCAATGTAGGGTGTATCTAGATCATGGGAAGAGGGAAGACGACGTTATAGATTCTATTTGA
- the LOC112876510 gene encoding monocopper oxidase-like protein SKU5, with the protein MRRVLALAAALLALRPALATDPYAFFDWDVSYVTAAPLGVKQQVIGINGKFPGPVVNITTNWNVVVNVLNDLDEPLLITWNGIQHRKNCWQDGVLGTNCPIPSGWNWTYEFQVKDQIGSFFYFPSTGLQRAGGGYGGIVVNNRDVIAVPFGRPDGDITILIGDWYNKNHTDLRKMLDKGKDLGMPDGVLINGKGPYRYNDSLVPAGIEYETFNVHPGRTYRIRVHNVGTSTSLNFRIQGHNMLLVETEGSYTTQQNYTNLDVHVGQSYSFLVTTDQNASSDYYVVASARQVNESLWRRVTGVAVLRYTNSRGPAAGALPDPPQDQNDRSFSMNQARSVRWNLSAGAARPNPQGSFRYSSINVTQAYLLRGAAPVWIGGRRRAALNGLSFAPPETPLRLADAYGVEGVYTLDFPERPPPRGGAPRIARSVINGTYRGFMELIFQNNDTRMQSYHMDGYAFFVVGMDYGEWTEDSRGTYNKGDGVARSTIQVYPGAWAAVLVSLDNVGVWNVRSENLDSWYLGQEVYIRVVNPEDAGNKTEMAIPSNALFCGQLHKYQKEQTPHHRMGVSAAAPRSPSATRRLVSAALLLAGSVVLAP; encoded by the exons ATGCGGCGGGTTCTCGCGCTGGCGGCGGCCCTGCTGGCGCTGCGGCCGGCGCTGGCCACCGACCCCTACGCCTTCTTCGACTGGGACGTCTCCTACGTCACCGCGGCGCCGCTCGGCGTCAAGCAGCAG GTGATAGGCATCAACGGCAAGTTCCCGGGCCCCGTCGTGAACATCACCACCAACTGGAATGTCGTCGTCAACGTGCTCAACGACCTCGACGAGCCGCTTCTCATAACCTG GAACGGGATCCAGCACCGGAAGAACTGCTGGCAGGACGGGGTGCTGGGCACCAATTGCCCCATCCCGTCCGGCTGGAACTGGACGTACGAGTTCCAGGTCAAGGACCAGATCGGCAGCTTCTTCTACTTCCCTTCCACCGGCCTgcagcgcgccggcggcggctacgGCGGCATCGTCGTCAACAATCGCGACGTCATCGCCGTGCCCTTCGGCCGCCCCGACGGCGACATCACCATCCTCATCGGCGACTGGTACAACAAGAACCACACG GATCTGAGGAAGATGCTGGACAAAGGGAAGGACCTGGGGATGCCGGACGGCGTGCTGATAAACGGCAAGGGTCCGTACCGGTACAACGACAGCCTTGTGCCGGCCGGCATCGAGTACGAGACCTTCAATGTGCATCCGG GCAGGACGTATCGCATCCGGGTGCACAACGTGGGCACGTCGACGAGCCTCAACTTCCGGATCCAGGGCCACAACATGCTGCTGGTGGAGACGGAGGGCTCCTACACCACGCAGCAGAACTACACCAACCTGGACGTCCACGTCGGCCAGTCCTACTCCTTCCTCGTCACCACGGACCAGAACGCCAGCTCCGACTACTACGTCGTGGCCAGCGCCCGGCAGGTGAACGAGTCCCTCTGGCGCCGCGTCACCGGCGTCGCCGTGCTCCGCTACACCAACTCCCggggccccgccgccggcgcgctccCGGACCCGCCCCAGGACCAGAACGACCGCAGCTTCTCCATGAACCAGGCGCGGTCCGTCCGCTGGAACCTGagcgccggcgcggcgcggcccaaCCCGCAGGGCTCGTTCCGGTACTCATCCATCAACGTGACGCAGGCGTACCTGCTGCGGGGCGCGGCGCCGGTGTGgatcggcgggcggcggcgcgcggcgctgaACGGGCTCTCCTTCGCGCCACCGGAGACGCCGCTGCGGCTGGCGGACGCGTACGGAGTGGAGGGCGTGTACACGCTCGACTTCCCggagcggccgccgccgcggggcggcgcgccACGGATCGCGCGGTCCGTCATCAACGGCACCTACCGCGGGTTCATGGAGCTCATCTTCCAGAACAACGACACCAGGATGCAGAGCTACCACATGGACGGATACGCCTTCTTCGTCGTCGG GATGGACTACGGCGAGTGGACGGAGGACAGCCGGGGCACGTACAACAAGGGCGACGGCGTGGCGCGGAGCACGATCCAGGTGTACCCGGGCGcgtgggcggcggtgctggtgtcCCTGGACAACGTCGGCGTCTGGAACGTCCGGTCCGAGAACCTGGACTCGTGGTACCTGGGGCAGGAGGTCTACATCAGGGTCGTCAACCCGGAGGACGCCGGCAACAAGACGGAGATGGCCATCCCCAGCAACGCCCTCTTCTGCGGCCAGCTCCACAAGTACCAGAA GGAGCAAACTCCGCATCACAGGATGGGGGTGTCTGCCGCGGCGCCGCGCTCGCCGTCCGCGACGCGCCGGCTGGTGTCGGCGGCGCTGCTCCTGGCCGGATCCGTCGTGCTCGCGCCGTAG